The proteins below come from a single Candidatus Cloacimonadota bacterium genomic window:
- a CDS encoding TolC family protein, whose translation MKAIWTLLLLLPLALLAQQYTLDELVEHGLVNSYGMLRGELAYETSRSNLSSATWNLLPEAGVSFGITNNFYHPNTPAASDLSSQAGFSISKTISLNDDAWFNYRYAKLDAEKAELTRQSSASAYAYGVFTAYLDVLSTQRQLSSLQKNLEIQTRVWEQAQVLNQLGKNTSFDLKESEIAVMNARISILQLENTIATKRAQLFSLARMDDAGYELAELAPDMNYVLPQTSPEQSNQVKLLKADLKRGELGLTQNFLNYFPRVSLAYNFSRSVGGENFDFDTYGTNHTLGLNFSYSLWNQFKQGQTNKRGDLAQRLAELEIRQQIDEINQQYATLSQELAYLTRLDELYSEKLAQSESQIRIAEERFRLGLIELLELDKTRVEFINSEIAYNNNRYQILARQEAINNLLSQKIQGKW comes from the coding sequence ATGAAAGCAATTTGGACCCTCCTGCTGTTGCTTCCGCTGGCCCTGCTGGCGCAGCAATACACCTTGGACGAACTGGTTGAGCACGGCTTGGTGAATAGCTACGGCATGCTGCGCGGCGAGCTTGCCTACGAAACCAGCCGCTCCAACCTCAGCAGCGCCACTTGGAACCTGCTGCCCGAGGCTGGCGTGAGTTTTGGCATCACCAATAATTTCTACCATCCAAACACCCCCGCGGCTTCTGACCTGAGCAGTCAGGCCGGATTTTCCATCAGCAAAACGATCAGCCTCAACGATGACGCCTGGTTCAACTACAGATACGCCAAGCTGGATGCGGAGAAGGCTGAACTGACCCGTCAAAGCAGCGCCAGCGCCTATGCCTACGGCGTTTTCACAGCTTATCTGGACGTGTTGAGCACCCAGCGCCAGCTTTCATCGTTGCAGAAGAACCTGGAAATCCAGACCCGCGTGTGGGAACAAGCCCAAGTGTTGAACCAACTGGGCAAGAACACCAGCTTCGACCTCAAGGAAAGCGAAATTGCCGTGATGAACGCCCGCATCTCCATCCTGCAACTGGAAAACACCATCGCCACCAAGCGCGCCCAGCTCTTCAGCCTCGCCCGGATGGACGACGCCGGCTATGAACTGGCAGAACTGGCTCCGGATATGAACTATGTCCTGCCTCAGACCAGCCCTGAACAGAGCAACCAGGTGAAACTGCTCAAGGCTGACCTCAAACGTGGGGAACTGGGCCTCACCCAGAACTTCCTGAACTACTTTCCCCGCGTGAGCCTGGCCTACAACTTCAGCCGCAGCGTGGGTGGAGAAAACTTCGACTTCGATACCTACGGCACCAACCACACCCTGGGCCTGAACTTCAGCTACTCGCTCTGGAACCAGTTCAAACAGGGCCAGACCAATAAACGCGGCGACCTTGCCCAGCGCCTGGCTGAACTGGAGATTCGTCAGCAGATCGATGAGATCAACCAGCAGTATGCCACCCTCAGCCAGGAACTGGCCTACCTGACCCGCCTGGACGAGCTTTACAGCGAAAAACTGGCTCAGAGCGAAAGCCAGATCCGCATTGCCGAAGAACGCTTCCGCCTGGGCCTGATCGAGCTTTTGGAACTGGACAAGACCCGCGTGGAATTCATCAATTCCGAAATCGCCTACAACAACAACCGCTACCAAATCCTTGCCCGCCAGGAAGCCATCAACAACCTGCTTTCCCAAAAGATCCAGGGCAAGTGGTAA